One window of Ziziphus jujuba cultivar Dongzao chromosome 5, ASM3175591v1 genomic DNA carries:
- the LOC107420201 gene encoding protein DETOXIFICATION 33: MESSRPLLNDENEKREKEYVEVIKEFGEESRRLWKLAGPAIFTSICQYSLGALTQTFAGLAGELELAAVSVENSVIAGLAFGVMLGMGSALETLCGQAYGAGRLRMLGVYMQRSWIILLTSASLLTPIYVWAPPILEVVGETTEISEAAGKFALWMLPQLFAYALNFPIQKFLQAQSKVMVMAWISAVVLVEHAFLSWLLILKLGWGLPGAALVLNSSWWLIVIAQLIYIFKTKSDGAWSGFSWLAFQDLFGFVKLSLSSALTLCLEFWYLMILVVITGRLPNPLVPVDAISICMNINGWDAMIALGFNAAISVRVSNELGAGNAKAAKFSVVVVCVTSMIVGAICMSIVIATRDYFPYLFTTSEAVAAETTRLAILLAVTVLLNSLQPVLSGVAIGAGWQSLVAYINIGCYYIVGLPTGILLGFKFGFGAEGIWSGMIGGISLQTLILIVITSITNWNREAEEAESRVRKWGGSAGEE; the protein is encoded by the exons atggaaagcaGTAGGCCACTTCTGAATGATGAGAACGAGAAGCGTGAGAAGGAGTATGTGGAAGTGATAAAGGAGTTCGGAGAAGAATCAAGAAGGCTGTGGAAGCTGGCTGGGCCGGCGATCTTCACCTCGATATGTCAGTATTCACTCGGAGCTCTCACTCAGACGTTTGCTGGCCTTGCTGGGGAGCTTGAACTTGCCGCCGTCTCCGTTGAGAACTCCGTCATCGCTGGTCTCGCTTTTGGTGTCATG CTTGGCATGGGAAGTGCATTGGAAACGTTGTGTGGGCAGGCATACGGTGCAGGAAGGCTCAGAATGTTGGGAGTGTACATGCAGAGATCATGGATAATCTTGTTGACATCTGCCAGTCTTTTAACTCCCATCTATGTTTGGGCCCCACCCATTTTGGAGGTTGTCGGAGAAACCACTGAGATCTCTGAGGCCGCAG GAAAATTTGCTCTGTGGATGCTTCCGCAATTGTTCGCCTACGCACTCAATTTTCCAATTCAGAAATTTTTACAAGCACAGAGTAAAGTGATGGTCATGGCTTGGATTTCGGCTGTGGTACTAGTAGAACACGCATTTTTAAGCTGGTTGCTAATACTGAAACTTGGGTGGGGTTTACCTGGAGCAGCATTAGTACTTAACTCCTCCTGGTGGCTCATTGTGATTGCCCAATTGATTTACATTTTCAAAACCAAGTCAGATGGTGCTTGGAGCGGTTTCTCATGGTTGGCATTTCAAGATTTATTTGGGTTTGTGAAACTTTCTTTGTCTTCTGCCTTGACGTTATG TTTGGAGTTTTGGTACTTGATGATTTTGGTGGTCATAACAGGCCGTTTGCCAAATCCTTTGGTTCCAGTCGATGCAATATCTATTTG TATGAATATAAATGGATGGGACGCAATGATTGCACTTGGGTTCAATGCTGCAATAAG CGTGAGAGTATCAAATGAACTTGGAGCTGGGAATGCCAAGGCTGCGAAATTTTCTGTGGTGGTGGTTTGTGTGACATCCATGATCGTAGGAGCCATATGCATGAGCATAGTAATTGCCACAAGAGATTACTTCCCATACCTTTTCACAACCAGTGAAGCCGTTGCAGCAGAAACCACAAGACTTGCAATCTTGCTCGCAGTCACAGTGCTCTTAAACAGTCTTCAACCGGTGTTATCTG GTGTGGCTATTGGAGCCGGATGGCAATCTCTTGTCGCATACATCAACATTGGGTGTTACTACATTGTTGGATTGCCTACTGGTATTCTTCTGGGATTCAAGTTTGGCTTTGGAGCCgag GGTATTTGGTCGGGGATGATTGGAGGCATATCTTTGCAAACCTTAATCTTGATAGTGATCACTTCAATAACTAATTGGAATAGAGAA GCTGAAGAAGCAGAAAGCCGTGTTAGGAAGTGGGGAGGTTCAGCTGGAGAAGAATGA
- the LOC107420281 gene encoding small ribosomal subunit protein uS9c, whose amino-acid sequence MAVSIASLTSSLSSLSFSSHVSHKPNSLSFTRSKSVSVSHVARISPLVVSASVATLENLETDDLKKYVKSRLPGGFAAQTIIGTGRRKTAIARVVLQEGSGKIIINYRDAKEYLQGNPLWLQYVKVPLVTLGYESSYDVFVKAHGGGLSGQAQAISLGIARALLKVNENHRAPLRKDGLLTRDSRIVERKKPGLKKARKAPQFSKR is encoded by the exons ATGGCTGTTTCAATTGCCTCTCTCACATCTTCGCTCTCTTCTCTCTCGTTTTCCTCTCATGTTTCTCACAAACCAAACAGCCTTTCCTTTACCCGCTCAAAGTCAGTCTCTGTCTCGCACGTGGCCAGGATTTCTCCTCTGGTTGTATCAGCATCGGTTGCTACGCTGGAAAACTTGGAGACTGATGACCTGAAGAAGTACGTGAAATCGAGACTCCCCGGTGGCTTCGCTGCCCAAACGATTATCGGCACCGGTCGCCGTAAAACGGCCATTGCGCGCGTTGTTCTCCAGGAAGGCAGCGGCAAGATCATCATCAATTACCGCGATGCCaag GAATACCTCCAAGGAAACCCATTGTGGCTCCAATATGTCAAAGTTCCCTTGGTCACTTTGGGATATGAAAGCAGTTACGATGTATTTGTCAAAGCTCATGGTGGTGGTCTCTCCGGTCAGGCTCAGGCAATCTCCCTTGGCATTGCCCGTGCATTGCTAAAGGTGAATGAGAACCACAGAGCGCCACTGAGAAAAGATGGCCTTTTGACAAGAGATTCGAGAATTGTTGAGAGGAAGAAACCTGGTCTCAAGAAAGCTCGTAAAGCTCCCCAGTTCTCCAAACGTTGA